DNA from Gracilinanus agilis isolate LMUSP501 chromosome 3, AgileGrace, whole genome shotgun sequence:
GGCTTCTCCCATTTCCCTCTTTCTGCTGATCCTTTGGAGGCAACTAGTTGGCTCCAGGGATGGAGCACCAAGCTTAGAGttaggaggacttgagttcaaatctgacctcagacacttctgagccaagtgatcctgggcaagtcactcaatgctgtttgccttagtttcctcatctgtaaaacagcctggagaaggaaacggccaagcacgccaatatctttgccaagaaaacctcaaatgaagtccTGAAGAGTCTATTGAACAGCCCCCACGTCTAGCCTCCGGTGTCCCTCAGGGCGGTCCTTCCCTTGGGGACCTCGCTAGCTCCCATCTCCAAGGGCCTCTCCCGGCTCAGACTGGATGTTTTTCTGCCATCGTGGAGGGCCCCCATCCAGGAGCCCTCCTGCCCCAAGGCCAAGACCGCGGTCCAGTCTCCCTCGCAGCATTTCTCAGAGCGAGCCCGTAGCTATTTACTGATTCTCAGGCTTGGCTGTGCCAAGTGCCGAGACCCACAGGCAAAAGCAAGAGTCTCATGCGGGCAGCCGGGCACAGATCGGCCTGGCCAAGGGCAGCAGACAGCCAAGGCTCCTCCTCAGgctcctttgggggggggggcggctggGCCCTGGACGTTGGCCTCTCGGCCCCCAAACCCACTTTCCAGCTTCCTTCCTGGTGGGTTTCCCCCAAAGACGgaactcctcgagggcagggccTGCCCTTCTTTTTCCTCGCCTGTATCCCCAGTGACTAGAAGTGCCCAACCCTGGCTGGATGTTGGGGAGCCATTCATGGGGTGCCCAGGGGATTCTCCTCAGCTGCTTCCTTCATCTGCCCTCCACTTGATggttcctcctcttctttccagCTGCCTTGAATGACCTTCAGCCACTCCATCGCTGGGCCAGCCTCAGGAGCCCCAGCCATTGGGCACCCCCTGCCTTCACTCTGGTTGGCCAAGCGGAGCTTCCCACCTCCGCGGTGCAGGGACCCTGAATGACCACAGCCAGGGGCTCTTTCAAACTCTTCCATCTCATAATCACTCctgggcattggttccaaggcagaagagcagtgagggctgggcaatggggcttAGCTGGCtcgtctggggtcacacagctattagtgtctgaggctggatttgaacccaggacctcccatctctgggtctggccttccattcactgagccacccagctgccccctccagcaATCTTTccttagcctcagacactggatCCCCTTGTCCTCCCTGTCCAGGGTCTGCCCTAGTCTGTCTCCTAAATCTAGCCCTGACCTCTTTCTGTTTTCCAGGCTcacttttcccccttcccctgcTCTCCTCTGAGCCTGCCACATCTCAGGGCAGACCCTCATATCCTCACACCTGGACTGTGGCAGGGGTCTGCCACCCCCGACTCCAGGGGCCTCCCATTCCCTTCAGAATCCCATGTGTGGCCTTTCACCCTTTCCCAGCCTCCCCTGCCCCCAGGGCTGCCCCCCATGTCTTCCCCGGGGCACCGGCACACTGCTGCTCCATCAGACGGGGGCTTTGGGGGCCATGACAAGCCAAAGTGCCTTGGCAGGATGCTCGGCTGGCAGACAGGGTCCCGGCATGCCTGTGCCCAGGCCTTTCTTGGGGGCAGGCTGGACAAGGTTGGTGCCCGGGGCCTTAAGCCAGTGGAAGCCTTTGTTTTCCTCAAAACATTTCCAGGGTTTTGGCCATCTTGCCTGCGGGTCACTGCTGGGTCTGGGGATGGTTGGACGCCGCCTCCCTGAATGAGCTCCCCCCACTGTCGTGTCCCCCCAAGGCGGGCACCCAGGGAGCTCTGTGTAAAATGGTGGCCCTTCCCCACTGGTCAAACGAAGTGACTGCCAAGTGAGCCACCAGGCTTTATTTCTTCTGGCCCTTCCCTTCCGCCTCAGGATCAATCCCAAGAAGGGAGAGCGGTGAGGGTCAGgcactgggggagggggggtggcaagtgactcacccagggtcaccccgcAAGGAAGTGTCAgagccacacttgaacccaggacctcccatccctggcctggctctccatccactgggctgCCCAACGGCTGTGCTCATTTGGTCTTGATTAAGCCTCCTCAGTGCTCAGCTCAGCGGCTTTCACTGCTGAAGCTATGACTCGAGGATGGGGGCCCCACAGGCTTTGGCCCTGCTCAGTCCCTCCAGattcctcccccccctcccccttggCCAAAGGTGGAAGCCTGGAGCCTGGGCACTGCTCCTGGCTGATTTCTCTGGAGGCTCCAGAGGCCTTGATCAGGGTTGCTCTCCAGGggcttctccctccctctgctcAGGCGTCTCCTCCCAGAAGCCCTCGGGAAGGAGGGTGAGGGGCCCTTCTCAGCCCCAGCCCTGGCCTCAGCCTCTCATGGTGCAGCTGCTGGCCAGTGGTGGGCAGCCCGGGTACTCCTGCAGACTCGGGTTGTCCAGATCCCCGCGGTCGCTGTGGCTGGCAGCCCCCACCTGGCCCGTGGGGGGCCCCCTGGTCCTCACACACACGCACCGCGGTTGCTTCTCGCCTGGCTGGTAGAGCTTCCTGGGCACCCCCGTCCAGTCCCTGGGCACGCCTCCGCTGAGGATGGAAGAGCACGCAGTCAGCCCAGGGAGGCACGAGGTGCCAGGAGGCGCCCGCTTGCCTTTCAGGGTCCAACCAGAAAGGCCCACTGAGCGTCCAAAGGGTGCGGGGCCAGGGACAAGGAACGTGGGGTCtggggtctgggttcaaatcccaccctggCCACTCAATGCCAGCCGGGATTCTCGGGCTCCTGTGCTCAAAGTCTGCAGGTATGACGGGGGAACCCTGGGAGCTGCCAGCCCCTGAGAGAAAAGGCAGGGAGGCCCAGGCCAGAGGCTGGCAGTGGGGCTGAAGCACAGAGGAGTCCACAGGGGCTGAGGACAAGGGGCAGGGattcagacagagacagagagaaggagagggagaatcagagacacagagaggcaggagagagacAGTCTGGGATTTGGCCAAAATAGAGGAACCACTAAGGGAACGTCTAAGACCAAAGCTGTTACCCGGGACGTGAGGGGGCAGCAGGGGCAGTCAACCACTCATGAATCGCTCATCCTAAGAGAAATGAAGCCCCAACAACCCTAAGGTTTCACTTCACACCaggcaaagatgacaaaggatGGGAGAGTTAATGCTGGGGGTGGAAGACAAGCATGCaggtgcattgttggtggagctgtgaatcagCAAAGCCATTTGGAAAGTGGTTTGGTGTGATGCAAATAAAAAGGTGAAGCTGTTCAGATCCTTTGATGTAGAGATCTCCCCACCAGGCAGAAGCCCCAAGGGCACCGGGCTCCCCATCCACCAAGATCTTTAAAATGGCAGCCCTAGGCTATTCCTTGCACCCAGAACATCATCTTCCACTATCCACTTTCAACCGGGAACAGTGGGATCTTGGAGGAAAACTCTGGAGCCAGAgcttgggttctaatcctgcctctgccatgtACTATCATCTCACCTGCCTGGGcctcaccttccacctccatcaAAAGATCGGAAATGCTGCTGGTCAAACGGGTACCTCAAGGGCACCTCAGTGCAGAGTGCCAGGTCTAAATTCaagaagtcccaagttcaaatccagcctcagacacttattggttgtatgaatctgggcaagtcacgctacctatctgcctcagtttcctcatctgcaaagtggggaCAATTACAGCATCCACCTCCCAGTGAAGATCGGAGGGGTTAACAGTGATAAAGCccagcacagtgcatggcacacaCGCCGGCTACTACTCCCATTCTTAATTGGAGGAGGGGGATGTGCCCTTATCGAGCCTGTGCTAAGCCTGGGGGGACATCTCAGCTCTAGAACCCTCAGTGGGGCCTGACTTCTTGGGACATCCCCAAAGAGGAGCGGAGCAGCCGCTCTGGGACGCAGGGAGGGTCCCCGGACTTCATGCCCATTCACCTCTGCCTGGAGCACCAGAACCGGCCCGGGCTGCCCGAGCTCCACTCGGAGTTACATGCCGGGAACTGCCGTCTCCGCTGCTTTTCCTCGTCCCTGGCCGCGACTCCCTGGGCCATGGTGGCCTCGGCCAGGACGAGGGCAGGTGTGGGCTCCCCGTCCTCCGCGTAGAACCTCCCAATCAGCTTCCCTGGGGGGACAGAAGAGCAGGGGGAGGGGGGACTGCTCCCCGCCACCCCCACATCCCGGCCCCCCTTCGCCTCCATCCCAGGGGATCCTCCCCTCCCGACGGCGGAGCTCCTTGGGGCTGCCTCGGGCTGAACGGCACTCAGGTGGCCCTGAAGCAGATGAAGGACTCGGAGAGTCGGAGCGCCACCAGCCACAGACGGCCTGGCTTTGGGGAAATAAAGGCAGCCAGCCTCCCCGTGAGCCCCGGCGGAACCCTGACGGCACCACACGTTTGACGTCCCCGGGCCAGTGGGGCTCCTGCTCTGCGTGGGCTCAGAGCAGAGACACTTCCAAAGCAGGGGAGTCCTCGTCCTCCGGGAAGCTGGCTGGGAGGCGAGGACCACCAAAGGAGGCCACGATTGGCCCCCACAGGCCCAGgcctgtgtctgtctgtctgtctgtctggggAATGTCTCTTCTCTGGGAAAATGCCCAAGGAGCCCCCTGCACCCTGGACGGCGGGGCCCTGGTCCTTGCTGCTTACTCGGTGGAGCTAGAGCAGACTATCGGGCTCGGAGGCTCTGCCGGCCCGAGCCGGGTCTCGCCTCCGGACCTTGCCCTGCCTTCTGAGGCCGGCCTCATCCTGGCACATTGTCACCAACCCGAGCCCCAGGCCCGGTGAGACCACAGTCCGGGGATGGTGGCTGATGCGGGTGGGGAGCTTTAACCACGAGGATCACGGTGGCCCCTCAGAAGAAGGAGCAGCTCCCGGGCCTGGGGGCCTCTGGGCACCCCAGCGTGGGCTTGGTCTGGAcccagaaagaaggggaagactTTGACAAGTGGAGAGAATGGGGACACTCGTGCCAGGCAGGAGAccgagaagagggaagggaggctTAGGAGGGGGCTCACGGGGAGCGGAGGCTGACGAACCCCCACATTTGATGGGCAGTGAAGTCACTGAGGTGCGGAGGTGGCAGCTGTCCGTCCCGGGGCATTTAGGGACACCCTCTTGGCAGCTGAGTCAGAGAGCAAATGGAAGGAGGCCGGAGGCAGGGAGGTCAGCAGGAAGGCTGGGGGCAGtccaggaaaagggaaagaacccgTCTTCCTTTTTTCAGAACTTGTCTCTCTCCTCTATAGAAGGAAGGGAGAGCTCTCGGGTCCAAAGGAAGGGTGGGGAAGAGGCTGGACACCAGGCCAGGGGAAGGCTGGCTGAAGGAGAATACTTGAGGCAATGGGACAGTTCTCCCCAAGAAGGAGAAGGGCTGCCCAATGGAAAAAGAGCCAACTAGCAGGGCCCGGCCAGCACTAGTGTGGACCAGCCACTGTGCCAAGCCCTGGAGATTCCCAAAGAGGCAAAGctcaggccctgccctcaaggagctctccGGCTGGTGCAAGCGCACAGACCGAGCCAGGCACGGAGGCAGGAGGGTTGGGGAAGTCTTCGTCAGAGCAGAGGAGGGCCAGGaccaagagagacagaggagcATCAAGAGATGGCAGGAAATGGAGGCCCCCCCAGAGCCCTTTGGAGCTGGTCCTGGAGGGGATCGAGAGCCCCTGGGGCTTGTGCAGTGGGGTGGGCGGCCACGGTGGGACCTGCGCTTTAGGACATCATTGTAGTGGCTGAAGGGATTGGAGCAGGGAGAGGCCTGAGGCAGGCAGATGCCCCACAGCTACAGCTAATGGCTGGAGTGTCAACAGAAGGGGCAGctgcatgaa
Protein-coding regions in this window:
- the LOC123242789 gene encoding neuferricin isoform X2 is translated as MLVLRDWLLFYEKNYPFIGKLIGRFYAEDGEPTPALVLAEATMAQGVAARDEEKQRRRQFPACNSEWSSGSPGRFWCSRQSGGVPRDWTGVPRKLYQPGEKQPRCVCVRTRGPPTGQVGAASHSDRGDLDNPSLQEYPGCPPLASSCTMRG